The following coding sequences are from one Candidatus Dormiibacterota bacterium window:
- a CDS encoding HD domain-containing phosphohydrolase: MTLFQDTGGDPRATAARLADVLAWYGAVGDAACGNPSGFALRKAALGAALAETVSPDEEERPAIAFAGLLHAIGAIGNAAFKKGGDPLSERSARIEAWDVPAQGARICAAMGMLPAATPDIVRWQAECWDGTGFPDQLRWHGIPRSAQCLLLADVFLRAEDPDDALAMVYLRSGRSFGPDTARAFTSWFHLNGGNVPAPVLPIDALTAAPGDDLALLDAIAGRVDAHNGVPGRWQRVHALADGTAAIVGVDAAQRAALGLAARLYGAGELYCTDVEDAQFDPLARMGIDERAKNAGAAADLLADNATLGHVAEILRARAEWYDGTGKPAGMKHGEIPVGSRILAATIAFDTLHEERSSLRSERGAPMQRIDTAIGTQFDPLVVRALLTATKAHA; the protein is encoded by the coding sequence ATGACGCTATTCCAGGACACCGGCGGCGATCCTCGGGCGACGGCTGCCCGATTGGCCGACGTCCTCGCGTGGTACGGGGCGGTGGGCGACGCCGCTTGCGGAAATCCGAGCGGCTTCGCACTTCGCAAAGCGGCCCTCGGTGCGGCTCTGGCAGAAACCGTGAGCCCCGACGAAGAGGAACGCCCCGCCATTGCGTTCGCGGGGCTGTTGCACGCGATCGGCGCCATCGGGAACGCGGCCTTTAAAAAGGGCGGCGATCCGCTCTCCGAACGTTCGGCGCGCATCGAGGCCTGGGACGTTCCCGCGCAGGGAGCGCGAATCTGCGCCGCGATGGGCATGCTCCCGGCGGCCACGCCGGACATCGTTCGCTGGCAAGCCGAATGTTGGGACGGCACCGGATTCCCCGATCAGTTACGCTGGCACGGCATACCGCGCTCGGCGCAATGCCTGCTGTTGGCGGACGTTTTTCTGCGAGCCGAAGATCCCGACGACGCGCTCGCGATGGTCTACCTCCGAAGCGGGCGTTCGTTTGGCCCGGATACAGCCCGGGCGTTCACTTCGTGGTTTCATCTCAACGGCGGAAACGTTCCCGCACCGGTGCTTCCAATCGATGCGCTGACGGCCGCACCCGGCGACGATCTCGCCCTGTTGGATGCGATCGCCGGTCGCGTCGATGCGCACAACGGCGTGCCGGGACGCTGGCAACGCGTTCACGCGCTTGCCGATGGCACCGCAGCGATCGTCGGTGTCGACGCGGCGCAGCGCGCGGCTCTCGGCCTTGCCGCGCGCCTCTATGGTGCGGGCGAACTCTACTGCACCGACGTCGAGGACGCTCAGTTCGATCCGCTCGCCCGCATGGGCATCGACGAGCGCGCGAAGAACGCGGGCGCGGCCGCCGACCTGCTCGCCGACAACGCCACGCTCGGCCACGTTGCGGAGATCCTTCGGGCACGCGCGGAATGGTACGACGGAACCGGAAAGCCCGCCGGTATGAAACACGGCGAGATCCCGGTCGGCTCGCGCATCCTGGCGGCAACGATCGCCTTCGATACGCTCCACGAGGAGCGTTCGTCCCTGCGCTCGGAGCGCGGCGCGCCGATGCAACGCATCGACACCGCCATCGGCACGCAATTCGACCCGCTGGTCGTTCGCGCACTGCTGACGGCCACGAAAGCGCACGCATGA